In Streptantibioticus cattleyicolor NRRL 8057 = DSM 46488, a genomic segment contains:
- a CDS encoding LCP family protein has product MNGWPEGWTDDSEPEGARVMPHVRRPANPGRPYGGGYGAQPPVPPQGSAARSPHAEPPLPPELSPRRGAAHGAVPRQAAGAGGATTYRAGRGGGRGGPGAPGGRPKNWRKRIGYGALTLVVVLLAVSVGTYFWADGKLKHTVDLASLPDRPAAGQGTNYLIVGSDSREGMTDAQKQALHTGSADGKRTDSMMILHVGDNGDTLLSLPRDSYVTIPAFTGSKGTHYPATRHKLNTAFAWGGGALLTRTVEYNTGLRIDHYAEIGFTGFVGLVDAMGGVDMCLDKPIKDTASGADLKAGCQTLSGAQSLAFVRERHQEADQDLGRMRHQQQFLSTLAHQAASPATVLNPFKLYPVLGAGLDTLEVDNDMSLWDLGEMFFSMKGVTGGGGKSMTVPIGNANLPTPSDGDAVTWDKAKSQQLFDQLKNDQAVTVSDK; this is encoded by the coding sequence ATGAACGGATGGCCCGAGGGTTGGACCGACGACAGCGAGCCGGAAGGCGCCCGCGTGATGCCACACGTACGGCGGCCGGCGAATCCGGGCCGGCCGTACGGCGGCGGTTACGGTGCGCAGCCGCCCGTACCCCCGCAGGGGTCCGCGGCGCGGTCGCCGCACGCCGAGCCTCCGCTGCCTCCGGAGCTGTCGCCGCGGCGGGGGGCGGCGCACGGCGCCGTGCCGCGGCAGGCCGCCGGGGCGGGCGGTGCCACCACCTACCGGGCCGGGCGCGGCGGCGGACGCGGCGGGCCGGGCGCCCCCGGCGGGCGGCCGAAGAACTGGCGCAAGCGCATCGGCTACGGCGCGCTGACCCTGGTCGTCGTCCTGCTCGCGGTCTCGGTGGGCACCTACTTCTGGGCCGACGGCAAGCTCAAGCACACCGTCGACCTGGCCTCGCTGCCGGACCGGCCGGCGGCCGGCCAGGGCACCAACTACCTGATCGTCGGCTCCGACAGCCGGGAGGGGATGACCGACGCGCAGAAGCAGGCGCTGCACACCGGGTCGGCCGACGGCAAGCGCACCGACTCGATGATGATCCTGCACGTCGGTGACAACGGCGACACCCTGCTGTCGCTGCCGCGCGACTCCTACGTCACCATCCCGGCGTTCACCGGCTCCAAGGGCACCCACTACCCGGCGACCCGGCACAAGCTCAACACCGCGTTCGCCTGGGGCGGCGGGGCGCTGCTGACCCGCACCGTCGAGTACAACACCGGGCTGCGCATCGACCACTACGCGGAGATCGGCTTCACCGGCTTCGTCGGCCTGGTCGACGCCATGGGCGGGGTCGACATGTGCCTGGACAAGCCGATCAAGGACACCGCCTCCGGCGCCGACCTGAAGGCCGGCTGCCAGACGCTGAGCGGCGCCCAGTCGCTGGCCTTCGTCCGCGAGCGCCACCAGGAGGCCGACCAGGACCTCGGCCGCATGCGCCACCAGCAGCAGTTCCTGTCCACGCTGGCCCACCAGGCGGCCTCCCCGGCCACCGTGCTCAACCCGTTCAAGCTCTACCCGGTGCTCGGCGCCGGGCTGGACACCCTGGAGGTGGACAACGACATGAGCCTGTGGGACCTGGGCGAGATGTTCTTCTCCATGAAGGGCGTCACCGGGGGCGGCGGCAAGTCGATGACCGTGCCGATCGGCAACGCCAACCTGCCCACCCCCTCCGACGGCGACGCGGTGACCTGGGACAAGGCCAAGTCGCAGCAGCTCTTCGACCAGCTCAAGAACGACCAGGCGGTGACCGTCTCGGACAAGTGA
- a CDS encoding LCP family protein produces the protein MTRLSEQAPGGGEAAGDGPGRPRSGGRRLVLKWLTVTATVVVLGAAAGACAYYERLNGNLHKGDLNLGGKPLDKAPANAAGQTPLNILLLGSDGRNTAEDLRLGGSHADAGRAPLADVEMLVHVAADRGSMTVLSVPRDTRVTIPRCTDPATGTTYPQTEDIINASLQHGGPGCTVATWEELTGIPIDHFMMIDFSGVVAMADAVGGVPVCVSANVYDKDSGLRLTKGTHVIAGQQALQWLRTRHGFEDGSDIGRTHAQHMYLNAMVRQLKSGAKLTDPGELMGLADAATKALTVDKGLGSVKKLYDLADDIKRVPTGRITMATMPWDPDPKAPDEHVVPSAQAAALFAMIRGDQPVDGGPAAKPRPAPHPSPADTAAPRDRIAVGVANGTGTAELAPVPGRAAEITARLAALGFTEATTDTTPRAQADTTISYPDAGLKADAEEVAKALGIPLSAVRKSPEVSGITLVVGADWRGGTGYPAPAPPPSADRLTHSASALNAGDTTACMQVNVAGGYSW, from the coding sequence GTGACACGTTTGTCTGAGCAAGCCCCCGGCGGTGGCGAGGCCGCCGGGGACGGGCCCGGCCGTCCCCGAAGCGGCGGCCGGCGGCTCGTCCTGAAGTGGCTCACCGTCACCGCGACCGTGGTGGTGCTGGGCGCGGCGGCGGGCGCGTGCGCGTACTACGAACGCCTCAACGGCAACCTGCACAAGGGCGACCTCAACCTGGGCGGCAAGCCGCTGGACAAGGCGCCGGCCAACGCCGCCGGGCAGACCCCGCTCAACATCCTGCTGCTCGGCTCGGACGGCCGCAACACCGCCGAGGACCTGCGGCTCGGCGGCTCCCACGCGGACGCCGGGCGGGCCCCGCTGGCCGACGTCGAGATGCTGGTGCACGTCGCCGCGGACCGCGGCAGCATGACGGTGCTCAGCGTGCCCCGGGACACCCGGGTGACCATCCCGCGGTGCACCGACCCGGCCACCGGGACGACGTACCCGCAGACCGAGGACATCATCAACGCCAGCCTTCAGCACGGCGGTCCGGGGTGCACGGTGGCCACCTGGGAGGAGCTGACCGGCATCCCCATCGACCACTTCATGATGATCGACTTCTCCGGGGTGGTCGCCATGGCCGACGCGGTCGGCGGGGTGCCGGTGTGCGTGTCGGCCAACGTGTACGACAAGGACTCCGGGCTGCGGCTGACCAAGGGCACCCATGTGATCGCCGGGCAGCAGGCGTTGCAGTGGCTGCGTACCCGGCACGGCTTCGAGGACGGCAGCGACATCGGCCGCACCCACGCCCAGCACATGTATCTCAACGCCATGGTGCGGCAGTTGAAGTCCGGGGCGAAGCTGACCGACCCCGGTGAGCTGATGGGGCTGGCCGACGCCGCCACCAAGGCGCTCACCGTCGACAAGGGGCTGGGCTCGGTGAAGAAGCTCTACGACCTGGCCGACGACATCAAGCGGGTGCCGACCGGCCGGATCACCATGGCCACCATGCCGTGGGACCCCGACCCCAAGGCGCCGGACGAGCACGTGGTGCCCTCGGCGCAGGCCGCGGCGCTCTTCGCGATGATCCGCGGCGACCAGCCGGTGGACGGCGGCCCGGCGGCGAAGCCGCGTCCCGCGCCGCACCCCTCCCCCGCCGACACCGCCGCCCCGCGCGACCGGATCGCGGTGGGCGTGGCCAACGGCACCGGGACGGCGGAGCTGGCCCCGGTCCCCGGGCGGGCGGCGGAGATCACCGCGCGGCTGGCGGCGCTGGGGTTCACCGAGGCGACCACCGACACCACGCCACGGGCCCAGGCCGACACCACGATCAGCTACCCGGACGCCGGGCTGAAGGCCGACGCCGAGGAGGTCGCCAAGGCGCTGGGCATCCCGCTGTCGGCGGTCCGCAAGTCCCCCGAGGTCTCGGGCATCACCCTGGTCGTCGGGGCCGACTGGCGCGGCGGCACCGGCTACCCCGCCCCCGCGCCGCCGCCGTCCGCCGACCGCCTGACCCACTCCGCGTCCGCCCTCAACGCCGGTGACACCACGGCCTGTATGCAGGTCAACGTGGCCGGCGGCTACAGCTGGTAA
- a CDS encoding acyl-CoA thioesterase — MIEPLPAKPTSASRITLSHIMSAHDTNLLGTVHGGVVMKLVDDAAGAVAGRHSGGPAVTGAMDEMAFLEPVRVGDLLIVKAQVNWTGRSSMEVGVRVMAERWNEATPAQHVASAYLVFVAVDAEGKPRAVPPLAPETEKDRRRWQEAQIRRTHRLARRRAIMELRDQRVAEGFAE, encoded by the coding sequence ATGATTGAGCCCCTTCCCGCCAAGCCCACCTCCGCCTCGCGGATCACCCTGTCGCACATCATGTCCGCGCACGACACCAACCTGCTGGGCACGGTGCACGGCGGTGTGGTGATGAAACTGGTGGACGACGCGGCGGGGGCGGTGGCCGGACGCCACTCCGGCGGCCCGGCGGTGACCGGGGCCATGGACGAGATGGCGTTCCTGGAGCCGGTGCGCGTCGGCGACCTGCTGATCGTCAAGGCGCAGGTGAACTGGACCGGCCGCAGCTCGATGGAGGTCGGGGTGCGGGTGATGGCGGAGCGGTGGAACGAGGCCACCCCCGCCCAGCACGTGGCCAGCGCCTACCTGGTCTTCGTGGCGGTGGACGCGGAGGGCAAGCCGCGGGCGGTGCCGCCGCTGGCCCCGGAGACGGAGAAGGACCGGCGCCGCTGGCAGGAGGCGCAGATCCGGCGCACCCACCGGCTGGCCCGGCGCCGGGCGATCATGGAGCTGCGCGACCAGCGGGTGGCCGAGGGCTTCGCCGAGTAA
- a CDS encoding isocitrate lyase/PEP mutase family protein has protein sequence MRYGHALRTEISGPRTTPLIGIYDMYSASIAARHYNGFFVSGFGFAASYYGLPDIGFIAWPDMVAFVERLRLAFPHHHLLVDIDDGYVDPEVACHVVQRLEKAGASGVILEDQRRPRRCGHADGKLILPLEEYLAKLELVLESRRDLLVVARTDATEEDEILRRAAALAETDADVVLVDGVRSVEWIRKVRKVIGGKPLLFNQIAGGKSPRISLPELTELGVDVAIYSTPCLFAAHTAIDTALAELKAADGRLPEMGENGVGVKVSTELLEKNISRHHAPPAEIIPQPLATAVS, from the coding sequence ATGCGGTACGGGCATGCCCTGCGCACGGAGATCTCCGGTCCGCGGACCACACCGCTGATCGGGATCTACGACATGTATTCCGCGTCGATCGCCGCCCGCCACTACAACGGGTTCTTCGTCTCCGGTTTCGGCTTCGCCGCCTCGTACTACGGGCTGCCGGACATCGGCTTCATCGCCTGGCCCGACATGGTCGCCTTCGTCGAACGGCTGCGGCTCGCCTTCCCCCACCACCACCTGCTGGTCGACATCGACGACGGCTACGTCGACCCGGAGGTCGCCTGCCACGTCGTGCAGCGGCTGGAGAAGGCCGGCGCCTCCGGGGTGATCCTGGAGGACCAGCGCCGGCCGCGCCGCTGCGGCCACGCCGACGGCAAGCTCATCCTGCCGCTGGAGGAGTACCTCGCCAAGCTGGAGCTGGTCCTCGAAAGCCGCCGCGACCTGCTCGTGGTGGCCCGCACCGACGCCACCGAGGAGGACGAGATCCTGCGCCGGGCCGCCGCGCTCGCCGAGACCGACGCCGACGTGGTGCTGGTCGACGGGGTCCGCAGCGTCGAGTGGATCCGCAAGGTACGCAAGGTGATCGGCGGCAAACCACTGCTGTTCAACCAGATCGCCGGCGGCAAGTCCCCCCGGATCTCCCTCCCCGAACTCACCGAACTCGGCGTGGACGTCGCCATCTACAGCACGCCCTGCCTGTTCGCCGCGCACACCGCCATCGACACCGCGCTGGCCGAACTCAAGGCCGCCGACGGCCGGCTGCCGGAAATGGGGGAGAACGGCGTCGGGGTGAAGGTCTCCACCGAACTGCTGGAGAAGAACATCAGCCGCCACCACGCGCCCCCGGCCGAAATCATTCCGCAACCCCTCGCCACGGCTGTCTCATGA
- a CDS encoding glycosyltransferase family 2 protein has product MNAQPLRTATPAVSVIMPVLNEERHLRESVRHILEQDYPGELEVVIALGPSDDRTDEIAAQLVAEDPRVRTVPNPTGRTPAALNAAIKASRHPVVVRVDGHGMLSPDYIATAVRLLEETGAANVGGIMHAEGENAWERAVAAAMTSRIGVGNAAFHTGGQAGPAETVYLGVFRREVLEEQGGYNEEFIRAQDWELNYRIREAGGLIWFSPELRVSYRPRPNVRELAKQYRNYGRWRHVVARYHSGSINLRYLAPPAAVVAIAAGVVAGALVHPVGWIVPGGYLVAIAAGSVPAGKGLDAAARVRIPLALATMHMSWGWGFLTSPKSLARKVIASRRPPVRRRAEV; this is encoded by the coding sequence GTGAACGCCCAGCCTTTGCGTACCGCCACCCCCGCGGTCTCCGTGATCATGCCGGTGCTCAACGAGGAACGACACCTGCGCGAATCCGTCAGGCACATCCTGGAGCAGGACTACCCGGGCGAGCTGGAGGTGGTGATCGCCCTCGGCCCCTCCGACGACCGCACCGACGAGATCGCCGCGCAACTCGTCGCCGAGGACCCCCGGGTCCGTACCGTGCCCAACCCCACCGGCCGCACCCCCGCCGCGCTCAACGCGGCGATCAAGGCGTCCCGGCACCCCGTGGTCGTCCGCGTCGACGGCCACGGCATGCTCTCCCCCGACTACATCGCCACCGCCGTCCGCCTGCTGGAGGAGACCGGCGCGGCCAACGTCGGCGGGATCATGCACGCCGAGGGGGAGAACGCCTGGGAGCGGGCCGTCGCCGCCGCCATGACCTCCCGGATCGGGGTGGGCAACGCCGCCTTCCACACCGGCGGCCAGGCCGGCCCCGCCGAAACCGTCTACCTGGGCGTCTTCCGCCGCGAGGTGCTGGAGGAACAGGGCGGCTACAACGAGGAGTTCATCCGCGCCCAGGACTGGGAGCTCAACTACCGCATCCGCGAGGCCGGCGGCCTGATCTGGTTCTCGCCCGAACTGCGGGTCTCCTACCGCCCCCGGCCCAACGTACGCGAACTGGCCAAGCAGTACCGCAACTACGGGCGCTGGCGGCACGTCGTCGCCCGCTACCACTCCGGCTCGATCAACCTGCGCTACCTGGCCCCGCCGGCCGCCGTGGTGGCCATCGCCGCGGGCGTGGTGGCGGGCGCCCTGGTGCACCCGGTGGGCTGGATCGTCCCCGGCGGCTACCTGGTGGCCATCGCCGCCGGTTCCGTCCCGGCCGGCAAGGGCCTGGACGCCGCCGCCCGGGTACGCATCCCCCTGGCGCTGGCCACCATGCACATGTCGTGGGGCTGGGGCTTCCTGACCAGCCCCAAGTCGCTGGCGCGCAAGGTCATCGCCTCCCGCCGCCCGCCGGTGCGGCGGCGCGCCGAGGTCTGA
- a CDS encoding ATP-binding protein, protein MKPDLPPIAAPVQLDHRSTELRLLADPRTFAAVRRTVRAQLGEWGLAELTTAAAMCVTELLSNVHKHVPSPRCVLRFTRITGGIRISVTDGDPAMPVVCEPDCLAERGRGLFLLTESVADWGARPDPVGGGKVVWFELRTDG, encoded by the coding sequence ATGAAGCCCGATCTTCCCCCCATCGCCGCCCCCGTCCAACTGGACCACCGCAGCACCGAGTTGCGTCTGCTCGCCGATCCGCGCACCTTCGCGGCGGTCCGGCGGACGGTACGGGCGCAGCTGGGCGAGTGGGGGCTCGCGGAGCTGACGACGGCGGCGGCGATGTGCGTGACGGAGCTGCTGAGCAACGTCCACAAGCACGTGCCGTCGCCGCGGTGCGTGCTGAGGTTCACCAGGATCACCGGGGGCATCCGGATTTCGGTCACCGACGGTGACCCGGCGATGCCGGTGGTGTGCGAGCCGGACTGCCTGGCGGAGCGGGGCCGCGGGCTCTTCCTGCTGACCGAGTCGGTGGCGGACTGGGGGGCGCGGCCGGATCCGGTGGGCGGGGGCAAGGTCGTCTGGTTCGAGCTGCGTACCGATGGATGA
- a CDS encoding LCP family protein: MDTQGPGHTGPEDAGTDPADQWVLDPETGRYELRLDAAGGGGRAGDSIASRPTVHGTGVSAVGSDGDGSGGARSGGRRAARGGRGRAAGSGGGRRKARGRAAGGSRKRKVLGWSAGALGFVLVVGSVGAYLLYQHFNSNISTVDVGDAGSGGPTSDGPLNILVIGTDSRVGLGRKYGDEGSVGHADTTILFHVAKDRSNATALSIPRDLITDVPDCPTRQSDGSVKVIPGQRGVRFNTSLGQDGRDPGCTMRTVKKLTGIDVDHFMMANFNAVKDLSTAVGGVDVCVGKDIDDKGGSGLKLTRGHHVVAGEQALAFVRTRHSVGNGGDLDRIKLQQQFLGSLIRKMKSSGTLTSPTKLYRLADVATKALTVDTGIGTVKKLGNLAQDLSSVNPKDITFATVPVVDNPAETVHATVVLNQTSAGDLFAMVRADNPLGGAKKRQQTAAGHTADPRQGPKADPAQVRVNVLNGSGLLGAAQDTVAWLQNSQGIVRSSNGGNAAAGSPRTTLVYAAGQADQARRLAEVMGLPAAALEQSPAGTASAPMTLTLGKDFTAPGQPLTAPTKAPADVQHVKASDQNLCAK, from the coding sequence GTGGACACGCAAGGCCCTGGACACACCGGCCCGGAGGACGCGGGGACGGACCCCGCCGACCAGTGGGTCCTGGACCCGGAGACCGGCCGTTACGAACTGCGGCTGGACGCGGCCGGTGGCGGGGGCCGCGCGGGTGACTCGATCGCGTCCCGTCCCACCGTGCACGGCACCGGGGTGAGCGCGGTCGGCTCGGACGGCGACGGCTCCGGGGGCGCGCGGTCCGGCGGGCGGCGTGCCGCGCGGGGCGGACGCGGCCGGGCCGCCGGATCCGGCGGCGGGCGCCGCAAGGCGCGCGGCCGGGCCGCCGGCGGCAGCCGCAAGCGCAAGGTGCTGGGGTGGTCGGCGGGCGCGCTGGGGTTCGTCCTGGTCGTCGGCAGCGTCGGCGCCTACCTGCTGTACCAGCACTTCAACAGCAACATCAGCACCGTGGACGTGGGCGACGCGGGCAGCGGCGGTCCCACCTCCGACGGTCCGCTGAACATCCTGGTGATCGGCACCGACAGCCGGGTGGGCCTGGGCCGCAAGTACGGCGACGAGGGCAGCGTGGGCCACGCGGACACCACGATCCTGTTCCACGTGGCCAAGGACCGCAGCAACGCCACCGCGCTGTCCATCCCGCGTGACCTGATCACCGACGTCCCGGACTGCCCGACCCGGCAGTCCGACGGTTCCGTCAAGGTGATCCCCGGTCAGCGGGGCGTGCGCTTCAACACCAGCCTCGGTCAGGACGGCCGCGACCCGGGGTGCACCATGCGCACCGTCAAGAAGCTCACCGGGATCGACGTCGACCACTTCATGATGGCCAACTTCAACGCCGTCAAGGACCTGTCGACCGCGGTCGGCGGGGTGGACGTGTGCGTGGGCAAGGACATCGACGACAAGGGCGGGTCGGGGCTGAAGCTGACCCGCGGTCACCACGTGGTCGCCGGGGAGCAGGCGCTGGCGTTCGTCCGTACCCGGCATTCGGTGGGCAACGGCGGCGACCTGGACCGGATCAAGCTCCAGCAGCAGTTCCTGGGCTCGCTGATCCGCAAGATGAAGTCGAGCGGGACGCTGACCAGCCCCACCAAGCTGTACCGGCTGGCGGACGTGGCCACCAAGGCGCTCACCGTGGACACCGGCATCGGGACGGTGAAGAAGCTCGGCAACCTCGCCCAGGACCTGTCCTCGGTCAACCCGAAGGACATCACGTTCGCCACCGTGCCGGTGGTGGACAACCCGGCGGAGACGGTGCACGCCACGGTGGTGCTCAACCAGACTTCCGCGGGGGACCTGTTCGCGATGGTGCGGGCGGACAACCCGCTCGGCGGCGCGAAGAAGCGGCAGCAGACGGCCGCCGGGCACACCGCCGACCCCCGGCAGGGTCCGAAGGCCGACCCGGCCCAGGTGCGGGTGAACGTGCTCAACGGCAGCGGGCTGCTGGGCGCGGCGCAGGACACGGTGGCGTGGCTCCAGAACAGCCAGGGGATCGTCCGGTCGAGCAACGGCGGCAACGCGGCGGCCGGTTCGCCGCGGACCACCCTGGTCTACGCGGCCGGCCAGGCGGACCAGGCGCGCCGGCTGGCCGAGGTGATGGGGCTGCCGGCCGCGGCGCTCGAGCAGAGCCCGGCCGGGACGGCGTCGGCGCCGATGACGCTCACCCTCGGCAAGGACTTCACCGCCCCGGGGCAGCCGTTGACCGCGCCGACCAAGGCGCCCGCGGATGTACAGCACGTCAAAGCGAGCGATCAGAATCTCTGCGCCAAATGA
- a CDS encoding LCP family protein, with the protein MSSTADRAEPAAASAEAASPSRRSRGGAPPAPSGGRRRRGRILRRLAALVAAALLATAAAGWLYYQHLNHNLRKGQRSSSSHVSVPRPKPNAAGQTPVNILLIGSDGRDSADDLALGGSRENAGGPARADVEMLLHLSADRKHAALVSVPRDTRTTIPECTDPATGHRYPPVNTIINESLARGGPGCTLATWEKLTGVWIDHWVLVDFAGVVRMADAIGGVEVCVKQNLWDRPTPAIPHGGSGLKLTAGTHTVQGEQALQWLRTRDSFGSDLGRAEAQHMYLASMLRSLRSQDVFGDAGRLMDLADAATRSLRVSEEIGSVKDLYDLATQFQDIPSDQVTMVTMPNITDPQDDDHLLPDPVDAPKVWSMLRNDVPFDGAGKQTAGTGASASPSAGTSPSAPTVTPTATASATGAAAPDPGTVAVTVVNGTADGDGGQVVPGRAGDVAHALAGHGFTRAAASEETASQQGSGVTYPAGGGGRARADALAVARALGLPAGAVRAAKGSDPVTVTVGADWPEGTDYRSTLPQAVPTSADVLHGDDRHACMDVYKPYRW; encoded by the coding sequence ATGAGCAGCACCGCCGACCGGGCCGAGCCCGCGGCGGCCTCCGCCGAGGCTGCCTCCCCATCCCGTCGCAGCCGTGGCGGCGCCCCGCCCGCCCCGTCCGGCGGGCGGCGCCGCCGCGGGCGAATACTGCGCCGGCTGGCGGCCCTGGTCGCGGCGGCCCTGCTCGCCACGGCCGCCGCCGGCTGGCTGTACTACCAGCACCTCAACCACAACCTGCGCAAGGGGCAGCGCAGTAGCAGCAGCCATGTCTCGGTGCCCAGGCCCAAGCCGAACGCGGCCGGGCAGACCCCGGTCAACATCCTGCTGATCGGCTCGGACGGCCGCGACAGCGCGGACGACCTGGCGCTCGGCGGCAGCCGGGAGAACGCCGGCGGCCCGGCGCGGGCGGACGTGGAGATGCTGCTCCACCTGTCGGCGGACCGGAAGCACGCGGCGCTGGTGAGCGTGCCGCGGGACACCCGGACGACCATCCCGGAGTGCACCGACCCGGCCACCGGCCACCGTTATCCGCCGGTCAACACGATCATCAACGAGTCGCTGGCGCGCGGCGGTCCGGGATGCACGCTGGCCACCTGGGAGAAGCTCACCGGGGTGTGGATCGACCACTGGGTGCTGGTGGACTTCGCCGGGGTGGTGCGGATGGCGGACGCCATCGGCGGGGTGGAGGTGTGCGTCAAGCAGAACCTGTGGGACCGGCCCACCCCGGCCATCCCGCACGGCGGTTCGGGGCTGAAGCTGACCGCCGGCACCCACACCGTCCAGGGCGAGCAGGCGTTGCAGTGGCTGCGTACCCGGGACTCCTTCGGCAGCGACCTGGGGCGGGCCGAGGCGCAGCACATGTACCTCGCCTCGATGCTGCGCTCGTTGCGCTCGCAGGACGTCTTCGGCGACGCCGGGCGGCTGATGGACCTCGCGGACGCGGCGACCAGGTCGCTGCGGGTCTCCGAGGAGATCGGCTCGGTCAAGGACCTGTACGACCTGGCCACCCAGTTCCAGGACATCCCGTCGGACCAGGTGACCATGGTGACGATGCCCAACATCACCGATCCGCAGGACGACGACCATCTGCTGCCGGACCCGGTGGACGCCCCCAAGGTCTGGTCGATGCTCCGCAACGACGTGCCGTTCGACGGCGCCGGGAAGCAGACCGCCGGCACCGGCGCGTCGGCGTCGCCGTCGGCCGGCACCTCCCCGTCCGCCCCGACGGTGACGCCCACCGCCACGGCGTCCGCCACCGGGGCCGCCGCGCCCGATCCGGGGACGGTCGCGGTCACCGTGGTCAACGGCACGGCCGACGGCGACGGCGGACAGGTGGTGCCGGGGCGGGCCGGCGACGTGGCGCACGCGCTGGCCGGGCACGGGTTCACCAGGGCCGCGGCGAGCGAGGAGACCGCCTCCCAGCAGGGCAGCGGGGTGACCTATCCGGCCGGGGGCGGGGGACGGGCCAGGGCGGACGCGCTCGCGGTGGCCCGGGCGCTCGGGCTGCCGGCCGGCGCGGTGCGCGCCGCCAAGGGCTCCGACCCGGTCACCGTGACCGTGGGCGCCGACTGGCCGGAGGGCACCGACTACCGCAGCACGCTGCCGCAGGCGGTGCCCACCAGCGCCGACGTCCTGCACGGCGACGACCGGCACGCCTGCATGGACGTCTACAAGCCGTACCGCTGGTAG
- a CDS encoding LCP family protein has translation MTAPVARRRLRKRRVMRLAGAVSLAVLTTSGLSHIAVGGLGHAITRVDPFTGLGRRPAVGAGQNFLLVGTDGRDRIGERDRERYRLGGEPCHCTDTMMLLHLSADRSRLSVVGIPRDTYVELPAPHGGRPRPAKLNAAYAVGGPGLTVRTVERLTGVRVDHYLELDFTSFMRTVDAVGGVPVCTARPLHDPKSGLELPAGTTVLDGGRALQYVRSRYLDGSADLGRMQRQQRFVAQLIHRATGSGVLLNPVRLSTTIGSALSSVRADKGLTTTDLLDLAGTVRGFTPASAEFASVPVAEADHQVPGVGSTVRWDRRRAERLFAAVRRDEPLAAAREEREHDGAPGPGTRAPGGVRSAAASGPGRPHDPARPRVPVPVDPATVTVQVMTDGPRGRLVADELRATGFRVVSAPHRRLWWTPPHTVIDYDPGRIRSARSLAAALPGAEPRPQEGLGAVLRVTAGEDFAGVTPVRPDNPAPRVNPATGVGAVTGDQVVCP, from the coding sequence ATGACCGCCCCTGTTGCCCGCCGCAGGCTGCGCAAACGGCGCGTGATGCGGCTGGCCGGAGCCGTCTCGCTGGCCGTGCTGACCACCAGCGGGCTCTCCCACATCGCGGTGGGCGGCCTGGGGCACGCGATCACCCGGGTGGACCCCTTCACGGGGCTGGGCCGGCGCCCCGCGGTGGGCGCCGGGCAGAACTTCCTGCTGGTCGGCACCGACGGCCGGGACCGGATCGGGGAACGGGACCGGGAGCGCTACCGGCTCGGCGGCGAGCCGTGCCACTGCACCGACACCATGATGCTGCTCCACCTGTCCGCCGACCGCTCCCGGCTGAGCGTGGTCGGCATCCCCCGCGACACCTACGTGGAGCTGCCCGCCCCCCACGGCGGCCGGCCGCGCCCCGCCAAGCTCAACGCCGCCTACGCGGTCGGCGGCCCGGGGCTGACCGTCCGTACCGTCGAGCGGCTCACCGGGGTGCGCGTCGACCACTACCTGGAGCTGGACTTCACCAGCTTCATGCGCACCGTCGACGCGGTCGGCGGGGTGCCGGTGTGCACCGCCCGCCCGCTGCACGACCCCAAGTCGGGGCTGGAGCTGCCGGCCGGCACCACCGTGCTGGACGGCGGCCGGGCGTTGCAGTACGTGCGCTCCCGGTACCTGGACGGCTCCGCCGACCTGGGCCGGATGCAGCGCCAGCAGCGGTTCGTGGCCCAGCTGATCCACCGGGCGACGGGCAGCGGGGTGCTGCTCAACCCGGTGCGGCTGTCCACCACGATCGGCTCGGCGCTCTCCTCGGTGCGCGCCGACAAGGGGCTGACCACCACCGATCTGCTCGACCTGGCCGGTACGGTGCGCGGTTTCACGCCCGCCTCGGCCGAGTTCGCCTCGGTCCCGGTGGCCGAGGCCGACCACCAGGTGCCGGGGGTCGGGTCGACGGTGCGGTGGGACCGGCGGCGGGCGGAGCGCCTCTTCGCGGCGGTGCGGCGGGACGAGCCGCTGGCGGCGGCCCGGGAGGAACGGGAGCACGACGGGGCGCCCGGTCCGGGGACGCGGGCGCCCGGCGGCGTCCGGAGCGCGGCGGCGTCCGGGCCGGGGCGCCCGCACGACCCGGCCCGGCCCCGGGTGCCGGTCCCGGTCGATCCGGCCACCGTCACGGTGCAGGTGATGACCGATGGCCCGCGCGGCCGGCTGGTCGCCGACGAGCTGCGGGCCACCGGTTTCCGGGTCGTCTCCGCGCCCCACCGCCGGCTGTGGTGGACGCCCCCGCACACGGTGATCGACTACGACCCCGGCCGGATCCGTTCGGCCCGTTCGCTGGCGGCGGCGCTGCCGGGGGCGGAGCCGCGTCCGCAGGAGGGCCTGGGGGCGGTGCTGCGGGTGACGGCGGGTGAGGACTTCGCCGGGGTCACCCCGGTGCGCCCGGACAACCCGGCGCCCAGGGTCAACCCGGCCACCGGGGTCGGTGCGGTCACCGGGGACCAGGTGGTGTGCCCCTGA